TCTCTCCGACCTTAGATACATTTAGATACAACTTGCGCTGGCCGTGGCGCAGGACGCAGAATTGATCCGATGTTTGCGGCGGAATGATCCGCCGACATCGAAGCAGAACCTTCAAGGAAGCAGGTGAGCGCATGAGTGGACCCATCCTCCGGGTCGAGGGGATCAGCAAGGGATTCCCCGGCGTGCAGGCGCTGAAGGACGTGCACCTCGAGGTGCACGCCGGCGAGGTGCTCGTGCTCGTGGGCGAGAACGGCGCGGGAAAGTCGACGCTGATGAAGATCCTCTCCGGGATCTACACCAAGGACGAGGGCACGATCACGTTCGAGGGTCAGGAGGTGGAGCTCACCAGCCCCCTCCAGGCGCAGGAGCTCGGCATCACGATCATCCATCAGGAGCTCAACCTGATGCCCGATCTGACCGTGGCGCAGAACATCTACGTGGGGCGAGAGCCCACCACCGGGCCGTTCCTGTCGGAGCGCAAGCTGAACGCGCAGACCGCGGAACTGCTGCAGCGCCTGGACATCCACCTGAACCCCCGGCAGCTCGTCGGCGAGCTCACGGTGGCCGAGCAGCAGATGGTCGAGATCGCCAAGGCGCTGTCGTTCAACGCCAAGGTGCTCATCATGGACGAGCCGACCTCCGCCCTCACCGACACCGAGGTCGAGACGCTCTTCGTGCTGATCGAGCAGCTCAAGGCGCGCGGCACCGGGATCGTCTACATCTCGCACCGCATGGACGAGCTGCGCCGTCTGGCCGACCGGGTGACCGTCCTCCGTGACGGCACATACATCGGATCACTCGACAGGTCCGAGATCACCATCCCAACCATCATCGAGATGATGGTCGGACGTGTGATCGACGAGGGTACCCGTCCGCAGGCCCGAGAGCACGCGAACGATCCCGTTGTCCTCGAGGTGCAGGGTCTGTCGACCAAGAACCTCCTGAAAGACGTCTCGTTCCAGCTGCACAAGGGCGAGATCCTCGGCTTCGCCGGGCTCATGGGCGCCGGGCGCACCGAGACCGCGCGTGCCGTGATCGGCGCCGATCACCGCGACA
The DNA window shown above is from Microbacterium maritypicum and carries:
- a CDS encoding sugar ABC transporter ATP-binding protein — its product is MSGPILRVEGISKGFPGVQALKDVHLEVHAGEVLVLVGENGAGKSTLMKILSGIYTKDEGTITFEGQEVELTSPLQAQELGITIIHQELNLMPDLTVAQNIYVGREPTTGPFLSERKLNAQTAELLQRLDIHLNPRQLVGELTVAEQQMVEIAKALSFNAKVLIMDEPTSALTDTEVETLFVLIEQLKARGTGIVYISHRMDELRRLADRVTVLRDGTYIGSLDRSEITIPTIIEMMVGRVIDEGTRPQAREHANDPVVLEVQGLSTKNLLKDVSFQLHKGEILGFAGLMGAGRTETARAVIGADHRDSGTIAIDGRTVRIAQPADAVQHGVGYLSEDRKLLGLMLEQDVTFNTVLASLGSYANAIGWMGDSKAKNRTKEYVQQLRVKTPSVNQVVKLLSGGNQQKVVIARWLMRDCDILIFDEPTRGIDVGAKEEIYRLMQQLADAGKSIIVISSELPEILRVANRIAVFANGRITGTLRNEEASQEKIMQLAAHGEED